One Pyrus communis chromosome 4, drPyrComm1.1, whole genome shotgun sequence genomic region harbors:
- the LOC137732141 gene encoding uncharacterized protein — MPPSPSLRCSPGREPRGNPHRRGRSFESGVFLKDKDEDLALFNEMQTREKEDFLLPSSDDLEDTFSTKLRQFSGVKLGITIPTRGESSDLFNVEGEKNDYDWLVTPPDTPLFPSLDDEPPPVNAPPRGRPRSQPISISRSSTMEKSYRSSRGSASPNRLSPSPRSGNSTIQSRGQPSPVRHSSPTPSLRHATPSWRPSSPSQKPSTPSQRPSTPPSKSPTPPRRSSTPTPRRTSTGSSSSGASPGMRGTSPVKTSRGNSASPKIKAWQTNIPGFSCDAPPNLRTSLADRPATYVRGSSPASRNGRDNSSNYRRQSMSPTASRSVSSSHSHDRDPFSSHSKGSIASSIDDDLDSLQSIPVGSLDRSTSRGVVTFSNNRAVAFSKRPAKVVSSSSAPKRSFDSALRQMDQRKGPQNMFRPLLSSVPSSTFYVGKASSVHRPLISRNSSVTTSSNASSDLGTSVAHDMEGCDHNQDDMASESEKVPYSDVHEEVFGFDKMDVVDEDTRHDVHDGSRDIHHGDFNRVTSTVECGASRSEDYGHPNNIMEVSPTSEDSHVKGDFSGINNLEDMETCPKCGCRYYVSDGVESNIRFCPECSRKDKLPTVMMPEIPEVPKNSPALSVGIVEEEKPLDVLETMVVVPGSPQVSDLGKPNNSQGEEIVDPGQNIDREQIPNCLQEQSLVRPVEGVEDGLANKQGVVSLTVGCSQHNSDTGGQNLHHSNYPNMRADISEGAGISILLKRTSSSKGSVVQGRTFTATTIPYENLSYARDSSNSMRSSIGHGSFSASSSVDFGSTKQTETRVQRQLSSKKSDMDSFSASSSVDYGSARQTETHVQRQLSGKKSDMENHTNDTNMKPQSIGSPHGDPNHVRQTLGLSSNKHDNGFEITVGNVEYDVAEVAHTTSQERFLASECTEPDVTITASSRTTVAEEDDTEFSSSSGRFDASTTELSSQAVSTLLEDNSVAPSPNCENCASDEYGEELKNNAKSSMDIESSVVTPDSFNDENTISVVRVDAEETATHSSLITVSEIETEKCDQSASCSMYSDASLESKSTIGEGQEPSVPFPSDSDMTPSVPETSTTSNAYGILEEESTVKVELQGRRKARSLTLEEATDTILFCSSIVHNLAYEAAAIAMEKESSVPLEGFHPTVTIMGKSNPERKEPRSRTVSRRSLKPQKGKPKPVETDAELPASKTENDENVDESLQRNVGLPKVDGMKPPKLESKCNCTIM; from the exons CTACAAAATTGAGGCAATTTTCGGGTGTGAAGCTTGGAATCACCATTCCGACGCGAGGAGAGAGTAGCGACCTGTTTAATGTGGAGGGGGAGAAAAATGACTATGACTG gttAGTAACGCCTCCCGACACCCCTCTTTTTCCTTCATTGGATGATGAACCGCCACCAGTTAATGCACCACCAAGGGGCAGACCTCGAAGTCAACCTATTTCTATATCAAGATCATCCACG ATGGAGAAGAGTTACCGAAGTAGCAGGGGTAGTGCTAGTCCTAATCGCTTAAGCCCTTCTCCTCGTTCGGGGAATAGTACAATCCAATCAAGGGGACAGCCATCACCAGTGCGCCATTCCAGTCCAACCCCAAGTCTACGTCATGCTACCCCATCATGGAGACCATCTTCTCCATCACAGAAACCATCTACTCCTTCACAGAGACCATCTACCCCCCCAAGTAAATCCCCAACACCTCCTCGAAGGTCGTCTACCCCCACACCACGGAGGACAAGCACTGGGTCCagcagtagtggggcttcacctGGGATGAGAGGAACTTCCCCAGTAAAGACAAGTCGAGGGAACTCTGCTTCACCTAAAATAAAAGCATGGCAAACCAATATTCCAGGCTTCTCCTGTGATGCACCTCCCAACCTTCGTACTTCTCTTGCTGATCGTCCGGCAACATATGTGAGGGGTTCCTCACCAGCATCTAGAAATGGTAGGGACAATTCCTCCAACTACAGAAGGCAATCAATGTCTCCAACTGCTTCTAGAAGTGTCAGTTCATCTCATAGTCATGATCGAGACCCATTTAGTTCTCACAGCAAAGGTTCTATAGCATCTTCCATTGATGATGATCTAGACTCTCTACAATCTATTCCTGTGGGTAGTTTGGACCGATCGACTTCAAGAGGAGTTGTCACTTTCTCAAACAACAGAGCTGTGGCCTTCTCAAAGAGGCCAGCCAAAGTGGTGTCCTCATCTTCTGCTCCAAAAAGATCCTTTGATTCCGCCCTTCGGCAAATG GATCAACGGAAAGGTCCCCAGAATATGTTTCGGCCGCTCTTATCTAGTGTTCCCAGTAGCACCTTCTATGTTGGAAAAGCAAGCTCTGTGCATCGTCCTCTGATTTCCAGGAACTCCTCAGTCACGACTAGCAGCAATGCAAGTTCTGATCTGGGTACTAGTGTTGCACATGATATGGAAGGGTGTGATCACAACCAGGATGATATGGCCAGTGAATCTGAGAAAGTGCCATACTCTGATGTTCATGAAGAAGTATTTGGCTTTGATAAGATGGATGTAGTAGATGAAGACACCAGGCATGATGTCCATGATGGCTCACGTGACATTCATCACGGTGACTTCAATAGAGTCACCAGTACAGTGGAGTGTGGAGCTAGTCGCTCTGAAGATTATGGTCACCCCAATAACATCATGGAAGTCAGTCCAACCTCTGAAGATTCTCATGTTAAGGGTGATTTTTCAGGAATCAATAATCTTGAAGACATGGAAACTTGTCCTAAATGTGGTTGCAGGTATTATGTTTCTGATGGGGTGGAAAGTAACATTAGATTTTGTCCAGAGTGCAGTAGGAAAGATAAACTTCCGACTGTCATGATGCCGGAGATACCTGAAGTTCCTAAAAACTCTCCAGCTTTGTCTGTCGGAATTGTGGAAGAAGAAAAACCTTTGGATGTATTGGAAACCATGGTGGTTGTGCCTGGATCTCCACAAGTTTCTGATTTAGGAAAACCAAACAATTCCCAGGGTGAAGAGATTGTCGATCCAGGCCAAAATATTGATCGTGAGCAAATCCCTAATTGTTTACAAGAACAATCTCTTGTTAGACCAGTAGAGGGAGTTGAGGATGGACTAGCCAACAAGCAAGGGGTGGTTTCACTAACGGTTGGTTGTAGCCAACATAATAGTGACACCGGGGGTCAGAATTTGCATCATTCTAACTATCCAAATATGAGGGCAGACATTTCGGAAGGAGCAGGCATTTCCATACTGCTGAAGAGAACAAGCAGTAGCAAGGGGTCTGTTGTTCAGGGCAGAACTTTCACAGCCACAACCATACCTTATGAGAATCTGTCATATGCTAGAGATAGTTCAAACAGTATGAGAAGCTCCATTGGCCATGGTAGTTTCTCTGCATCATCTTCGGTTGATTTTGGCTCAACTAAACAAACTGAGACTCGTGTGCAGCGACAGTTGAGCAGCAAGAAATCAGACATGGATAGTTTCTCTGCATCATCGTCAGTTGATTATGGCTCAGCTAGACAAACAGAGACTCATGTGCAGCGACAGTTGAGTGGCAAGAAATCAGACATGGAGAATCACACAAATGACACAAATATGAAACCCCAAAGCATTGGATCACCCCATGGAGATCCAAACCATGTTCGCCAAACGTTAGGTCTTTCATCAAACAAACATGATAATGGTTTTGAGATTACTGTGGGAAATGTTGAATATGATGTCGCAGAGGTGGCGCACACAACATCTCAGGAACGCTTCCTAGCTTCAGAATGTACAGAACCAGATGTTACTATTACAGCTTCTTCCAGGACAACTGTTGCTGAGGAAGATGATACTGAGTTCAGTTCTAGCAGTGGAAGATTTGATGCTTCTACCACAGAATTGTCGAGTCAGGCAGTTAGCACTCTGTTAGAGGACAATTCTGTAGCTCCATCTCCAAATTGTGAAAATTGTGCTTCAGATGAGTATGGTGAAGAATTGAAAAACAATGCAAAAAGTTCCATGGATATTGAATCTTCAGTTGTAACTCCAGATTCATTCAACGATGAAAACACCATAAGTGTTGTCCGAGTGGATGCCGAAGAGACTGCTACTCACAGCTCTTTGATCACAGTATCAGAAATAGAAACTGAAAAATGTGATCAGAGTGCCTCTTGTTCAATGTACAGTGATGCTTcccttgaatcaaaaagcacgATTGGGGAAGGTCAGGAGCCTTCAGTTCCATTTCCTTCTGACAGTGATATGACACCTTCAGTTCCAGAAACCAGCACCACTAGTAATGCATATGGCATCCTAG AAGAGGAATCAACCGTAAAGGTTGAGTTGCAAGGTCGAAGAAAGGCAAGAAGCCTGACACTAGAAGAGGCAACAGATACAATACTCTTCTGCAGCTCCATTGTCCACAATCTGGCCTACGAGGCTGCAGCCATAGCGATGGAAAAGGAAAGCTCAGTTCCATTAGAAGGTTTTCACCCTACGGTTACAATAATGGGGAAATCCAATCCTGAGAGAAAGGAACCACGCAGCAGAACTGTTAGTCGACGTTCTTTAAAACCTCAAAAGGGCAAGCCAAAGCCGGTGGAAACAGATGCTGAACTTCCTGCTAGTAAGACTGAGAACGATGAGAATGTTGACGAATCTTTGCAACGGAATGTAGGGCTTCCCAAGGTAGACGGCATGAAGCCTCCAAAGCTGGAATCCAAGTGCAACTGCACTATAATGTGA